A DNA window from Procambarus clarkii isolate CNS0578487 chromosome 3, FALCON_Pclarkii_2.0, whole genome shotgun sequence contains the following coding sequences:
- the LOC138368543 gene encoding arginine/serine-rich coiled-coil protein 2-like has protein sequence MCRPPDSHQERVSSSDRHQERVSSSDRHQERVSSSDRHQERVSSSDRHQERVSSSDRHQERVSSSDRHQERVSSSDRHQEHVSSSDRHQERVSSSDRHQERVSSSDRHQERVSSSDRHQEHVSSSDRHQERVSSP, from the coding sequence ATGTGTCGTCCCCCTGACAGTCACCAGGAGCGTGTGTCGTCCTCTGACAGACACCAGGAGCGTGTGTCGTCCTCTGACAGACACCAGGAGCGTGTGTCGTCCTCTGACAGACACCAGGAGCGTGTGTCGTCCTCTGACAGACACCAGGAGCGTGTGTCGTCCTCTGACAGACACCAGGAGCGTGTGTCGTCCTCTGACAGACACCAGGAGCGTGTGTCGTCCTCTGACAGACACCAGGAGCATGTGTCGTCCTCTGACAGACACCAGGAGCGTGTGTCGTCCTCTGACAGACACCAGGAGCGTGTGTCGTCCTCTGACAGACACCAGGAGCGTGTGTCGTCCTCTGACAGACACCAGGAGCATGTGTCGTCCTCTGACAGACACCAGGAGCGTGTGTCGTCCCCCTGA